In one Andrena cerasifolii isolate SP2316 chromosome 2, iyAndCera1_principal, whole genome shotgun sequence genomic region, the following are encoded:
- the LOC143366426 gene encoding dynein axonemal intermediate chain 2 isoform X1: MNLQYTYTKKRLQFGRQCSFSDYQKIEVDIKPHTGYGNNYVTVDPATHGTQCGKTYSMHKVNTNTATFKDNGMCHTEGGWSKDINMKDVEQTVRYKRKIEKDELYIHTMLQLLPPMEHCILQNNTCNIYEQYFSYMEPVSLIQRAYSRTVNVYRDVSPVKRQITHLSWSPDQGNRFAASYCNNDSKMGGNDNLVSYIWDVENPNTPSVTLKSFCPILTLEYNSKDSNVLVSGLTTGQVACWDIRKGSDPVETSSAEFSHRDVCNKVLWINSKTGTEFFSASKDGQIMWWDTRKLQTPTETLVIDLCKPEDQNVNKATGITALQFEPSMGTRFMCGLENGVVISGNRKGKTPGEKIATRFKAQYGPVISLERNPTFVKNFLTVGDWTTRIWSEDCKESCIAWTPGHRDFLMGGAWSVTRFSVFFLIKMDGTLDVWDLLIQQDSPVLSVKVCDEILTCIRPHEQGQLAVVANKKGTTFLLEFSEALTINQRNDKLLFTALLDRETRREKVIEAKNRELRLKIKSLRNTNIETEYSGGNSRIDENSDSKNLSTGTNDTVILHCEQEYENAIDAELARQAAAAQEEVNDKHVTNGISN; this comes from the exons ATGAATTTACAATACACTTATACAAAGAAACGATTACAGTTTGGAAGGCAATGTAGCTTTTCTGATTATCAGAAAATAGAAGTTGATATTAAACCTCATACAGGATACGGGAATAACTACGTTACAGTAGATCCCGCAACTCATGGAACTCAATGTGGTAAAACATACTCCATGCATAAG GTAAACACAAATACTGCAACATTCAAAGATAATGGTATGTGTCATACCGAAGGCGGGTGGTCGAAGGATATAAACATGAAAGATGTAGAACAAACAGTGAGGTACAAGCGCAAGATAGAAAAGGATGAGCTGTATATTCATACGATGCTTCAGTTATTACCA CCAATggaacattgtattttacaaaaCAATACTTGTAATATTTATGAGCAATACTTCAGTTACATGGAACCAGTTTCGTTAATACAAAGAGCATATTCGCGTACAGTTAATGTGTACCGCGATGTTTCCCCAGTGAAGAGACAAATAACACATCTTTCCTGGTCACCGGATCAGGGAAATCGTTTCGCAGCGAGTTACTGTAATAATGATTCTAAGATGGGAGGAAATGACAATCTCGTATCATATATTTGGGACGTAG AAAATCCAAATACTCCTTCTGTAACGTTGAAATCATTTTGCCCTATTTTAACATTGGAGTATAATTCTAAAGATAGTAATGTACTGGTCAGTGGATTAACAACTGGCCAAGTAGCTTGCTGGGATATTAGGAAAGGATCGGATCCAGTGGAGACGAGTTCGGCAGAGTTCAGTCACAGAGATGTATGTAATAAAGTCTTGTGGATAAATTCTAAAACTGGCACAGAATTCTTCAGTGCTTCGAAGGACGGGCAG ATAATGTGGTGGGATACTAGAAAATTACAAACGCCTACAGAGACGCTAGTAATAGATCTATGTAAGCCCGAGGATCAAAATGTTAACAAAGCAACAGGAATCACTGCATTACAGTTTGAACCGTCTATGGGTACACGATTCATGTGCGGTCTTGAGAATG GCGTGGTAATATCAGGAAATCGCAAAGGTAAAACTCCCGGCGAGAAAATTGCAACTAGATTCAAAGCGCAATATGGACCCGTGATAAGTCTGGAGAGGAATCCAacgtttgttaaaaattttttaaccgtTGGCGATTGGACAACAAGAATCTGGTCGGAAGATTGCAAGGAATCTTGCATCGCTTGGACACC AGGCCACAGAGACTTCTTAATGGGTGGAGCGTGGAGTGTAACACGGTTCTCTGtgtttttcttaataaaaatgGATGGAACTTTGGATGTATGGGATTTGTTAATTCAACAAGATTCTCCAGTTCTTAGTGTCAAA GTTTGCGACGAAATCTTAACATGTATAAGACCACACGAACAAGGGCAATTAGCTGTTGTTGCtaataaaaaaggaacaacATTTCTACTCGAGTTCTCAGAAGCCCTGACAATTAATCAGAGGAATGATAAGCTTTTGTTTACAGCG CTCCTTGACAGAGAGACACGGAGGGAAAAGGTAATAGAAGCTAAAAACAGAGAACtgagattaaaaataaagtctCTTCGAAACACAAACATTGAAACTGAATACTCAGGAGGAAATAGCAGAATTGATGAAAACTCAGATTCAAAGAATCTCAGTACGGGTACTAATGACACAGTGATACTGCACTGTGAACAAGAGTATGAAAATGCTATTGATGCA
- the LOC143366426 gene encoding dynein axonemal intermediate chain 2 isoform X2: MNLQYTYTKKRLQFGRQCSFSDYQKIEVDIKPHTGYGNNYVTVDPATHGTQCGKTYSMHKVNTNTATFKDNGMCHTEGGWSKDINMKDVEQTVRYKRKIEKDELYIHTMLQLLPPMEHCILQNNTCNIYEQYFSYMEPVSLIQRAYSRTVNVYRDVSPVKRQITHLSWSPDQGNRFAASYCNNDSKMGGNDNLVSYIWDVENPNTPSVTLKSFCPILTLEYNSKDSNVLVSGLTTGQVACWDIRKGSDPVETSSAEFSHRDVCNKVLWINSKTGTEFFSASKDGQIMWWDTRKLQTPTETLVIDLCKPEDQNVNKATGITALQFEPSMGTRFMCGLENGVVISGNRKGKTPGEKIATRFKAQYGPVISLERNPTFVKNFLTVGDWTTRIWSEDCKESCIAWTPGHRDFLMGGAWSVTRFSVFFLIKMDGTLDVWDLLIQQDSPVLSVKVCDEILTCIRPHEQGQLAVVANKKGTTFLLEFSEALTINQRNDKLLFTARDTEGKGNRS, encoded by the exons ATGAATTTACAATACACTTATACAAAGAAACGATTACAGTTTGGAAGGCAATGTAGCTTTTCTGATTATCAGAAAATAGAAGTTGATATTAAACCTCATACAGGATACGGGAATAACTACGTTACAGTAGATCCCGCAACTCATGGAACTCAATGTGGTAAAACATACTCCATGCATAAG GTAAACACAAATACTGCAACATTCAAAGATAATGGTATGTGTCATACCGAAGGCGGGTGGTCGAAGGATATAAACATGAAAGATGTAGAACAAACAGTGAGGTACAAGCGCAAGATAGAAAAGGATGAGCTGTATATTCATACGATGCTTCAGTTATTACCA CCAATggaacattgtattttacaaaaCAATACTTGTAATATTTATGAGCAATACTTCAGTTACATGGAACCAGTTTCGTTAATACAAAGAGCATATTCGCGTACAGTTAATGTGTACCGCGATGTTTCCCCAGTGAAGAGACAAATAACACATCTTTCCTGGTCACCGGATCAGGGAAATCGTTTCGCAGCGAGTTACTGTAATAATGATTCTAAGATGGGAGGAAATGACAATCTCGTATCATATATTTGGGACGTAG AAAATCCAAATACTCCTTCTGTAACGTTGAAATCATTTTGCCCTATTTTAACATTGGAGTATAATTCTAAAGATAGTAATGTACTGGTCAGTGGATTAACAACTGGCCAAGTAGCTTGCTGGGATATTAGGAAAGGATCGGATCCAGTGGAGACGAGTTCGGCAGAGTTCAGTCACAGAGATGTATGTAATAAAGTCTTGTGGATAAATTCTAAAACTGGCACAGAATTCTTCAGTGCTTCGAAGGACGGGCAG ATAATGTGGTGGGATACTAGAAAATTACAAACGCCTACAGAGACGCTAGTAATAGATCTATGTAAGCCCGAGGATCAAAATGTTAACAAAGCAACAGGAATCACTGCATTACAGTTTGAACCGTCTATGGGTACACGATTCATGTGCGGTCTTGAGAATG GCGTGGTAATATCAGGAAATCGCAAAGGTAAAACTCCCGGCGAGAAAATTGCAACTAGATTCAAAGCGCAATATGGACCCGTGATAAGTCTGGAGAGGAATCCAacgtttgttaaaaattttttaaccgtTGGCGATTGGACAACAAGAATCTGGTCGGAAGATTGCAAGGAATCTTGCATCGCTTGGACACC AGGCCACAGAGACTTCTTAATGGGTGGAGCGTGGAGTGTAACACGGTTCTCTGtgtttttcttaataaaaatgGATGGAACTTTGGATGTATGGGATTTGTTAATTCAACAAGATTCTCCAGTTCTTAGTGTCAAA GTTTGCGACGAAATCTTAACATGTATAAGACCACACGAACAAGGGCAATTAGCTGTTGTTGCtaataaaaaaggaacaacATTTCTACTCGAGTTCTCAGAAGCCCTGACAATTAATCAGAGGAATGATAAGCTTTTGTTTACAGCG AGAGACACGGAGGGAAAAGGTAATAGAAGCTAA